In Sporomusaceae bacterium FL31, the genomic stretch AACCGATTTGGTATTTACTTTGGAAAAAATCTTAGCTGGACCAAGTATTAAGGAAGTTGCTAATCAGATTTTTGTCCATCATAAAACCATTGCTTTTCGTAAGCAGCGGATCGAGAAAATACTAAATGTTATGTTGGAATCGGCTGATACCCGCATGCTTCTTGGAACCGCCTTACGACTGCAGAAAATTGCTCAGCTGTCAAAAACCTAAAAGACCCGCGAAAAAATGGCGGGTCTTTTTGCTATAAATCTTGAGTGTCAAACAGTTATTACTATCAAAGCAAGGGTGGCTTTTACGCGTTCCTCTTGAGACATAGCTGCCGAGGCCTGGATGGTAGCTAAATGATTCAGTTTAAGCGTTTCAACAACTCGACGGGCTATCAGCTTTAAAATACAAATTGTTACTTGCCTTTTCTAGACGACTGGTCTAATATAGAATTATGAAAAATCTTACCAAAGAAAAACTTATCAAAGCTGGTGCGAAGGCTATGCTGGCAAAAAGCTATCATGCCGTAGGAATTCAGGAAATATTATCAACAGTTGAAGTACCGAAAGGATCGTTTTATCATTATTTTGAATCAAAGGAAGATTTTGGTGTTGCCATTATTGAGTTTTATGGTGACCAGTTAGCTAAGTCTATTACTACACAATTGACTGCGCAGGAATTATCGCCTCGCAATCGTTTGAAAGAATATTTCTTATCCATTCGTGAGTATTACAGCCAACGTGGTTATCATCAAGGCTGTTTGGTAGCTAAGTTGGCTACTGAAGTCGCGGAGGCCAGTCCGCGCATGCGCACTGCCTTAAAAGGTCAATTTGATAGGTGGTGCCACTTGTTTGCTATTTGTATTCAAGAAGGGCAGCAAGCCGGTGATATTCCAGCCGGCCACGAGCCTGACGCATTGGCTGAATTTATCTACAGCTCCTGGGAAGGGGCGCTGATTCGCATGCAGGTCAATCACGATTTAGTTGCACTCGATAACTTTATTCGCTATATTTTTACTTATATCATACCGCCGCTTCGTACGTGATAGGGTGATTTTATTCACCATATTATCATATTCGCTTCAAGACGACCGGTCTATTTTGATTGTTTTGCTAGTAAGTGATGATAATAAGAATCTTCAGAAGGAGGAGTTCATGTGCTGAATGTTGAGAATCTGTTATTTGAAAAGCAAGAGGGGATTGGACTTATTACTGTAAATCGACCCAAAGCATTAAATGCTCTAAACAGGGCAACCTTAGTGGAAATCGACAGTTTATTTGAAGTGCTGGGCAAAGATGAGGAGATCAAAGCCATTATTATCACTGGCAGCGGAGATAAGGCATTTGTCGCCGGTGCTGATATTACGGAGATGCAGCAAATGACTGGTGTGGAAGGACGCGCCTGGGGAAGGCTGGCTCAGGCGGTGTTTCATAAAATTGAGAACTTTCCGCGGCCGGTATTGGCTGCTGTAAATGGCTATGCCTTGGGGGGCGGTTGTGAATTGGCAATGGCCTGTGATATCCGGATTGCCTCGGAAAAGGCTAAATTCGGTCAACCCGAAGTCAGTTTAGGAATTACGCCAGGATTTGGCGGGACACAGCGACTGCCGCGTCTTATTGGCAGGGGACGGGCGAAAGAGCTGCTATTTACCGGAGACATGATTGATGCTGAGGAAGCTTACCGGATCGGGCTGGTTAATAAAATCGCTGCCCATCAGAACTTAGTGGAGACAGCTAAGGAAATGGCTAACCGAATCATGCTGCGCGGACCGGTTGCTGTTACATTATGCAAAGCCGCTGTCAATGAAGGTCTGGATGTTGATCTCGAATCTGGCTGTGCCTACGAAGCGGAAGTATTTGGTCTATGTTTTGCAACTGCTGACCAGAAAGAAGGTATGACTGCGTTTCTAGAAAAGCGCAAACCCGCTTTTCGCGGAAAATAAATAAGGGTTATTTGGCAGCAGCTAATTAAAATATGCAGGGAGGAAGTTATCATGCTAACCCCGATTGTGGAATGGAAAAGTATTAGAAAGTTTTCATCTCAAACAGTACCAGAAGACAAAATCTTATCGGTACTGCAAGCAGCGAGAAGAGCCCCTTCATGGAAGAATATTCAACCTTGGCGGTTTATTGCCATTACCAAGGAAGCCGATAAGCTGGAGCTTGCCAGTGCCTTTTCAATGGGTGGGCTGATCAAGAAAGCCCCTGTCAGCATTATTTGTATTGGCAGGCTTGATGCTTGGGAGCGAGCTCATCAGCGGGAGAGACTGGGGGAATTACTGGCAAACAGCGGAGTTCAAATGGCTGACGAAGATATTGATAAAAATTTCCTTGATCATGATATTGCCAAGGCACTTGCCGCTAAATCGACTTCGTTGATGGCGAGGACGTTTGAAAACATGGGAATTGCCTATGGTTTTATGATTTTAGAAGCTATGAATCAAGGATTG encodes the following:
- the thlr gene encoding TetR family transcriptional regulator, which gives rise to MKNLTKEKLIKAGAKAMLAKSYHAVGIQEILSTVEVPKGSFYHYFESKEDFGVAIIEFYGDQLAKSITTQLTAQELSPRNRLKEYFLSIREYYSQRGYHQGCLVAKLATEVAEASPRMRTALKGQFDRWCHLFAICIQEGQQAGDIPAGHEPDALAEFIYSSWEGALIRMQVNHDLVALDNFIRYIFTYIIPPLRT
- the crt_1 gene encoding short-chain-enoyl-CoA hydratase codes for the protein MLNVENLLFEKQEGIGLITVNRPKALNALNRATLVEIDSLFEVLGKDEEIKAIIITGSGDKAFVAGADITEMQQMTGVEGRAWGRLAQAVFHKIENFPRPVLAAVNGYALGGGCELAMACDIRIASEKAKFGQPEVSLGITPGFGGTQRLPRLIGRGRAKELLFTGDMIDAEEAYRIGLVNKIAAHQNLVETAKEMANRIMLRGPVAVTLCKAAVNEGLDVDLESGCAYEAEVFGLCFATADQKEGMTAFLEKRKPAFRGK
- a CDS encoding nitroreductase produces the protein MLTPIVEWKSIRKFSSQTVPEDKILSVLQAARRAPSWKNIQPWRFIAITKEADKLELASAFSMGGLIKKAPVSIICIGRLDAWERAHQRERLGELLANSGVQMADEDIDKNFLDHDIAKALAAKSTSLMARTFENMGIAYGFMILEAMNQGLGACIVGEIDNELSGVNNEQYHKIKNYFELTSSEIITASIILGYPAKDAPVSPRKADQEIFSLR